One window of Trifolium pratense cultivar HEN17-A07 linkage group LG5, ARS_RC_1.1, whole genome shotgun sequence genomic DNA carries:
- the LOC123885335 gene encoding uncharacterized protein LOC123885335, giving the protein MPREPLNHSGTRRIECLEEMGDAVWELDRASQTLTFTGFVKTTEGIGGLLVSSIIHHITLEMVLPLERMIMVLNLNGVGRGSHSTGPRGPRPRVGRTARMRVRSRSPVYYNFVNHQANLRMNNNDNQIVPDEDPSEDSSGGEANGNNGSLPNGH; this is encoded by the coding sequence ATGCCGAGGGAGCCGCTGAACCACTCGGGAACCCGGAGGATTGAGTGTCTAGAGGAGATGGGTGACGCTGTTTGGGAGCTGGATAGAGCGTCACAAACCTTGACTTTTACTGGATTCGTGAAGACAACTGAAGGAATAGGAGGATTACTTGTTTCATCTATCATACACCATATTACCCTGGAGATGGTGCTGCCATTAGAGAGAATGATAATGGTTCTCAACCTTAATGGAGTTGGAAGGGGTTCTCACTCTACTGGACCTAGGGGACCAAGGCCTCGTGTTGGTCGTACCGCCCGTATGAGAGTGCGTAGCCGTAGTCcagtttattataattttgtgaATCATCAAGCAAATTTAAGAatgaataataatgataatcaaATTGTACCCGATGAAGATCCTTCTGAAGACTCTAGTGGTGGAGAAGCTAACGGGAATAATGGAAGTCTCCCTAATggtcattaa
- the LOC123886306 gene encoding uncharacterized protein LOC123886306, which yields MAPFEALYGRKCQTPLCWYQDGESSIFGPEIVQQTTEKVKQIREKMKVAQSRQKSYFDRKRRPLEFQEGEHVFVKVTSTTGVGRAIKARKLTPKFIGPYQILRRIGPVAYQIALPPFLSNIHNVLHVSQLRKYVPDPSHIIEPDEVPLRENLSYETSPVRIEDRRIKQLRGKQISLVRVVWDQTTGDSTWELEDNMRSQYPELFRDR from the exons ATGGCTCCTTTCGAAGCTTTGTACGGGAGAAAATGCCAAACACCGCTTTGTTGGTATCAAGACGGAGAGAGCTCTATATTCGGACCAGAAATAGTCCAACAAACAACCGAGAAAGTTAAACAAATCCGTGAAAAAATGAAGGTTGCACAGAGCAGACAAAAGAGCTACTTTGATCGAAAAAGAAGACCTCTCGAATTTCAAGAAGGTGAACATGTATTtgtgaaagtcacatcaacGACTGGGGTAGGTAGAGCTATTAAGGCTAGAAAACTCACTCCAAAATTCATTGGACCATATCAAATTCTTCGTCGTATTGGTCCAGTAGCTTATCAAATCGCTCTACCACCTTTTCTTTCGAATATCCACAATGTTTTACATGTTTCGCAATTAAGAAAATATGTACCCGACCCATCTCACATAATTGAGCCTGATGAAGTCCCATTGAGAGAAAACTTGTCATATGAAACATCTCCCGTAAGGATCGAAGATAGGAGAATCAAACAACTACGAGGGAAACAAATTTCCTTAGTAAGGGTTGTTTGGGATCAAACAACTGGGGATTCAACATGGGAGTTGGAGGACAATATGAGATCACAATATCCAGAATTATTTCGAG ACCGATAA